The genome window ATGCACACGATGCCCGTGGAGCCCTCGCCGATCTTGATGAAGCTGTCCAGGTACTCGCGGGGGTCGCCTGACGATATAGTccacaattacattttattccccccccccaaaaaatagataaatcatccactaaagcagtgattctcaaagtgtggaacGAGTACTACTCAtggtacgcaggctccctctagtggtacgcacAAGAATCCCGCAATTAAATTaatgaatttcctttttttttggtctttttttttttttttttttttacttttcgaTTACAGTAaaatttttaagtacagttcagttatatttaactttcaaaTACAATACCATTTTATTTAGGCATGCACagatagcactttttttttaagagtgagTATGAGTAAAAGTAAATCCATTTGAGTACTCTCCAATACGAAGTACCGATAGTTTTTCAAATAACAACTTGTCATTATGACATGAAAACACTAACAGAATAAATTGGatattagaaaacaaaaaaatgaatcacTACAGTGGTTGGTTACCTGGATTGACTACGAGTTGCAGAGCGGCTCGGAACTGCTCGTGAGACACCCTGGAGGGCTGAGTGTCGGAGCTGGAGCCCCACGAGGGCGGAGGGTACGCCCCCGGGGGGATGTAGGGTGACGACGGCTGGGAGTACGCCCCCTGCAGGTGAAACACAGCAAGAGCGAAAGCGAGAAAAGTTGATTATTAGCGTCATCCCACCTAAAATGGACTTTTACGTTTCGAAGGATAAATTCCCGACTTTGTCTTTTTGGAGCATTCAGCCCATTCAATACAGTCAGAATccacattttattgattttacaGGGGTtggcttatttttacacttgtgtgacactTAATGAAATGGgttacttgagaaaaaaaaaaatcattgtacaATTTCTATGGGTTTTATGATGGTCAAAGTTGGACCCTGGAAGTGTAAACTTATAGAAAAAGAAATACTAttaaaaaatgttccaaaaaatattaacaaagtgAATACAAATGATATAAACATGAAATGAATAAGAATATCAAAAAAcagttgaataaaataaacactcaaATAAATACCATAACAATACATATTAATGAAAATTTAAATCATAAATACGAATAAGtttaaagaaaattaaataaatggatAAACCAAACTACAAATTACATatgtgaaacaaaaatatacagcataaataaaataataaaaatactgacGCAAACAGTTGATAACCTAtagtaaataattaaataatatacaaactagagcaaaaatattaaagaaaaataaaacaattatgaaTAAAAGCACAgtacataaaatggaaaaatactaAACCAAACTAGGTAAATAAAAACCCAAATAAGGatttaaaaaaggcaaaaatttataaaatatgaattacaaaTTAAATAAGTATTTGtaagtattgaaaaaaaaattcaacttctGACAATAAGAATAAaacattaataacaataaaatacaatgaaatacacAGTAAAATAAGTACTATAAAATACATACTGCAcagtaatacaaataaaaacagtaattaataaaaacaaaataaaatgtgaactttCGTCAGGAATAAAACTTTCAGTACAATGAAGAGTTTGGTTATGGGGAGCTGGACGGCGTACCTGCGGGGTGTACGGCGGGCTGGGCTGGGACGGCGGGTGGTGGTAGGGCGACGGCTTGTAATGGTGAAAGACGGGCGGGTAGGGCAGGTGCACGGGCGGGTAGCCGGGGGGCTTGGCGTGGTTCTGAGGTAGCTTGAGGGGGCCGCGCGGGTACGAGTCCCCGGTCGCCGCGTGGGGGCTGCCCTCCCGTGACGGACGCTCGTAGTCGCCCTGAGTTACAAAATACACTTATTACAATTATCATTGGAGCATGTGTGAGAGCTAAAGCACTAAATATGTATTGGAAGGATTAATAATGTGATTtcgattactttttttttttccttacattttgtcatgtttCTGACACTTTTGGATAATTAAACATGCACCGGCGCAATTGAGTGCCTGGGAAACGACGTAACGCAAGTGTCAATGAGGAACTCAACTAGTAATGGATTCCTCATTCGTTCGCTCTCACGCGTCCACTCActctcacagacacacacagaggacAGAAAGAGCAGGAGGATCAGTCCTGACGTGTTGGGATGGTGTATAATTACATGGTGTGAACTTTTATAATCAATCACTCAGAGCAGTGGAAGGAGGCGGTGGTCCACGCTGAACCCCCGCCCCACGCCGGCTTCCCGCTGTATCGTTGCCTGGCTGGCTGTCAGCCAAAGGGGGTCTCCTGATCCATGTTGGTTAAACGCGCATTAATCTGAGTTTGGCAGGGTAATCAACAACCTAACTCAAGTGTGAAATTGAATTCGGCGGCGGAACACGGTCGAGCCCGCTTTTATGCTAAGGCTGCAAAAGAGgaaagagagggggaaaaaaaaaaaaaaaaaaaaaaaagtgccgcAACATCAATTTGTCACCGAGAGCTGCTGCAGAgaaaagggggagaaaaaagagagagggacTGTGTGTTTATTATCACGCGAGAGAGGGGATAAATAAAGCGCGTGTGGGGCTGCGTGTTGGttacactgaagaaaaaaaggagggCCGTGATTTCCAAGCGCAGGGATGAGCAAAGtgcggcccgcgggccacataaggGTCACGTGCAAATGCATTCAAGAACGGAGCGGCAATGCTTTACGATACATGATTAAGAATCCCTATTTGCTACGCATTTTGGTGATTTTCTTTCGAAATTTGGTTCATTAAAATCCTTTCAGTCCTTTGTCTGTATTcatttatcttttaaaaaatatatatatagtaaaatTAGGTATTATTAGTAAGAATTTACATATATGCATGtgccatttttttattatatttttaaacgtaattaattaattatgatgacattaactaaaaataaataaataaaacatgaaatttaTTTGATCTTATTgattttatatgtatttatttgtcatttgttttgctcattaaataattatatcattggtttatttttttttaatttacaaaaatgttacatatGCATTTAactatattttaaattattgtcattaaaaatcgctaataataattgtaataaaaataataattgttaatGGAATTAAtgataattaattattaatctaTTATTAAAATAAGCAACTATTTTTATTAAGTCtttggttaattaattatatttaaattataaataacattAATGATGACAATGTATTGTCATTTAATTATTAAAAGGCtttaacatattttacatgtatttattctttttttaatttaactaacattaaataattggttattttttGTTCATCATCACCAAATATTAGTaaacaatacatatatatttaatgttccttttttaattaaataaatagttaATAAATTAGGattagaataataaaaaatgagaaaagcttatttttttatttaataattggttgattgattTTAATGAATTGATCATATTTCttgttgtatttatatttgttgtgcttggctttttttaaatgataatcggactttgaacaaaaaaaatatacatatagtacaaactcattttaaataaaaacatattatgCTAAATCATTGCTGAgtgtattaaaatgaaattaattcaaaataatacaattaagatGAGTTTTGTTCAAATGATTTCCTATATTTTACATGCACGTCCCCCAACTACTACTGCAGTACAATCCTGCATCGCTTccattctgcattttttttttttttcctccctttgaGCGTCTATTTAGTGACGCGTGCAGGTTAAATGCTTTTTCATCAAGGCGCCCTGGGATCCACATCAGCAAACCTGCTGGACTCGCTgtgtggaggaagaggaggaagaggaggaggtacAGTACTAGTGCCGCAGATGCCATCGAGCTGCGCGGCGGCCTTAATGGAGCACGGAGAGCGAGCATAAGGACTGCCCCCCAACCTCCCCCCCCCTCGGCCCCCGCGCCCCTTCCTCCCGTTGCAGGTTGACTGCACCGCTACCTCCCGCCCGCACTGAAAATACTCCAAAAGTCGCAGTACAAGCGTTAACGCTGCAGTTCGGCTCGGTTTGTAATCGGAAATCAGGATGGCGGATCAGTAGATTAGCATCATTTCAATAGCGTGGTGACACAGTGGACGGCGAGAAAggattcaacaacaaaaacaaaaacgagtcCATACATTACACGACAATGGACGACTTTTTGTGAAGTGAATTCAGAGCTTGGTTCTAAATACGTAATACACGTTGGACGATAAGGGCGGAAAACGTGCCAAGACTGAGAATACTGCAGTGCTCAGCTGTGGAGGTATCGCattaaactgttcatcatttcagttgtccttcatttcttttttgggggagcgTGGCTAAAATGGCACCACGTGACACATTTTGGAGCCTTCAGTCGCGTCAAGCATTTGCGACGTGTGGTTAGCTGGTTTTAGCtagctttagagcgcctcgttgtcggccgtgaGTGCACACACGTCACGGAGAGAAGGCGGAAGAGTGActgattttttgtttctttgggcTTTGACTAAATATGACCATTAGGATTGGATGAAATACTGTTTTTACTCGTTAGTATTTTgtagtattttaaaaataggtATGATATAGATTTTTTATGTTCTGCTCAGTCcaatttacctttttttttttttttttagacctttTTATTCTCACTGACTAGAAGTAACTACAATATGTGGGCGATATGGACtcaatatacaaatattttctaaaaatgtattatattttataataataattttcacaaACCATTTCTAATACACCTtccaaaagtattttaaaaaatgcttttttaatcaaaaaggtacaacaattaaaatgaataaatacgtCACAAAAGCTGGAGATTCACATTTTGAATTAAGAAGTAAAGATTTCACTTAGTTTGTGGtcattttttcttattattccTGCAAAATTTTCACTTTTAGTTTCGTcccttttataaaaaaataaaaataaattaaaaaaaatcactcagcACTCTTGTGGAACATGTTATAATGTTCAGCTTTGAATATGATTTCCTATAATATAATGAACTTATTTTTACTTAAGAAGtaaaaaatgtcttttcctttttttgggagCGTGTTCCTCATTGTGCTCTTACATAACAAGCCCATTCACATGCAGCATATTATTACTTAAATGTAGTCTTGCTCTGGGACGtctctttattgtttttgtcgtATACCTCGCTTGCCCTCTTCCTTCGTTCCCCTTCACTCCGCTTTCTTTCCGCTCTCCCCGTGTTCAGTATGTCACGGCTGCACGCTCGAAGCTTTAAGCGCTAATTGATCCGACTGCGGCGCGGGATGTGATGTCCATTAATGTCGGCAGGCAGGCCGGACATAAGATACTTTAAATAAAGAGTGAGCGTGCTGAGATACCCAACAGGGaactcactggacacttcaatAGGTACACCTACACCTGTAGTTTTAGCAGagatgtttttcatatttttaagcaCATGAAATGGTccaaatattcatccatcccttttcctcATAAGGTCGGCGAGTGAGCGGGAGATGATCGCAGCTGACTTGTGCGAGAGGTCAAATttacacctgtggacaatttagggtcttcaaaaATGGTGAGGCAcacaccactgcaaaatacaacaacaacaaagacacGAATCAATAGCGGATACGCCGTTTACCTTGCTGATGGTCTGCGAGGCAGCGAGGCTCTCCGACAGGCGCGGGTACGTGTAGGAGCTGTACGGGTGGGCCTGGGCAGGGTTCTTGAAGGGCCCGCCGGCCGCATAGGGGACGTTGGGCTCCTGGAGCCCGGAGCCCGAGCGGGACCTCTGCCTGATGGCCGGCGTGGGGCTGGTCTGCATCACGTACGAGCTCTTGGGCCTCTTGTCGTAGTCGTCCCGCACGCCGCCGTAGCTCCACTCGCTGTCCGGGTAGTTAATCTGCTCGCTGCGGAGGGAGGCACGGGACGGGGTTCCCACCGACGTGTCCCGGTAGTCCTGACTGGACGAACCGCCCACCGACGCCCGGTAGTAGCCGCTGGAGCCCACCCCGCTCCCCACCGTGGAGGCCACCTCGTCCGTGGAGCGCCCCTTGCTCTCCAGGTAGGTGTGGTAGTCCGGCGGGAGCTTGCCGTAGTCCAACTTTTGGGGCATGGCGTCCGGGTAGAAGGGGCTGCGGATATGGTGCGAGTGGCCGTTATGCTTGGTGAAGCGGTAGTGCCGCCCCACGCCCCAGTCCCCGTCCACGGAAAAGCCCGGCTTGTCCAGAGCGTAGTCCCGGCTGCCGGAGGCGTCCAAGTCGCAAGAGTAGCGCGAGTAGTAGTGGCCGAAGCCGTTCTCCTCGGGGCCGCCGTGGCGGGCGCCCGCCGAGGGCCTGGCGCCGGCACCCGCCTGGTGCGCGCCCGGCGGGCTCTCCTTGCGCAGCGAGTTGGAGCGCGTCACCGAGATGTTGTCGAACTCCTCTAGCAGGCCGTTGATGGACGCGTCTTTGGGGGGCCGGTTCCCCCGCACGATGGTCtacaagagggggaaaaaaaacaaactccatTTTAACCACAATAAccaaagggggcgggggggggcgaCGGCAGGCCGGTAACGATGGGTGTGCATTCCATTTCAGTTCAACTTCAGTCATTCCAGTCTGAGAACTGAATGAATTGAAATCCACAAGGGGAGACAATTTCAATTCCTTTGGCTTTGGGACAAGTATGAAGTCAATCATCACTTGCAATGAATGAACAGGCAATCCTCAAGCTGGAGTTACACGACATGCTTCAAGTCACACAATTTATTCCTTGCTGAATTTGTTCTCTTCGGTGGCACCATTCGGATATCCTGGCATTGAAATTAAGCCTAatctgttccatccatccatctgtccattcatccatccatttttctacagTTAGGGTCGAGGGTGAGGTGAAGCCGattccagctaactttgggcaagagccggggtacaccctggactgggctTCAAGGTATACCGCGGttttaaaaagtccaaaaaATGGTTTCAAAACCGCTAAAATTTTACATCAGCAGTCTCGGCTgttatattgtttattttttatttttgcgtcATCGGTACAGGCAGAGTGACACGAGCCCTTTCCATCCCGTTGCTGACGTGAGCAATCAGTGAGCTTCCGCAGCTCGGTAGAGAGAAGATATCACAATTACAAGAGCGCCACCCACCATTCCAGATTGCAATAACATATTACAATAATGCTGTCTTGAAATTAATGTTTGGAACCATCTACGGAAATTAGCATGTCGacatttcatgaaataaataatatagaCTCACTACTGAGGTAGAAAACCACCAAACTACATGCTACTAGCATACTAGCATGGCTAACACCAGTTTGTTTCTGCTCTGACTagggctggggggaaaaaataaataaatctaataaCTACAAATAAAAACGTTCCGTCCGAAAGACACCAATGTTTGCAGCGCCACAACCCATGTTTCACATGGGATGCcgtgttgggccactgataaactttgcccaaAAAGCATCTGTAAGTGTTTtgtaagacactgttagatgtgtaatgtacatataacatgataagtataagtgagctgaaaggTGGTGAGCGTTTTTTGACTTCAAATGGTAATCActagcacgctaatgctaatcacgattgctaaccatttagcgtctcaaattctgtacaccgaATTTATACCTTACACTACTCAATGACCAACCCTAACCAGTTTAAGGATTTAAGTCAATAGAATGCATGttactggtaaaaaaaatatatatttttgagggAGGgcgattattatttgattagTCGATCAATAATCAAGAGGACAATCGATTCTAAAACTGTTCGATAGTGACAAGCCTAGCTCGCACGTTACTGGACAAAGCGAAGAACAGCAGACTAGCTACtaattttctgagaaaaaagtatttttattgttgtatttactggataatttttttttttttaaatgtttgataaTGTACCTCCGGAGAGCGTTCAATGGAAAAAGGTTATttacacaaacatttgaaaataatacatCTCAGAGCTGTATTTGCAATACCTTCATGCCGCGATATTTTTGctctgccattttgattttaagtccatggatttttcattttctttgcaaACTTATTATCAAGGTTTGGTCTGATTCTTACTAAATTTGAACTTTTTCAGGCTTTACCCACGCCACACGAAAAGCCTCGGCTTCAGACGCTAACAGGAAGCCGGCGGTGGATCCGAGCTGCCCCATTTCCCTCGCGACGGATTAGCTTCATTTGCAGTGGGCGTACCGGGGGTGatgcgtcgtcgtcgtcgtgacattgtgcgcgcgcgcacacacacacacacacacgcgaagCGAGAGCGATTAGGGGCGCACGCACACATGTGCCGGGGCGCAGAGGCAGCTTAAACATCAGGGGTGCTTCTCATCCCCTCCTACCTCGCGCTTAAGCCCTTTACACGGCGCTGTCGCGGTGAGTCACGGGAAGCTAGTGCTGCGCTAGTAGTGGATCACGACGCAAAAGGCTCACTTCAGCGTGtacgggggggggaaaaaatgaagcgAATCCAAACACAGCAGGTGCTTGTTTGTACAATTATGTTGCCTGAGCACCGTGTGGGTTGATTTGGAGTTAGTGCATAACATACATGATTGTCAAGCAACAGAAAACTTTCAAGGGTAGGCTTctccattgtgtgttagcattagcattaacccagcagactgaaaggctaagctatgtggttgttttcgaTACAAAGCGTTGAATTGTCTTTGTGTTATGGTAAATTTGACAATAAACTGAAACGTAAACGTCAATTGTGAAGCCTTTTTGTGGAGTTGCGTTCACTACCGCCATCCAACGCTTGAGTTTGCGCTTTCAAatcgaaggaaaaaaaaaataaaaatcagctgAACGATGACACAACCGTATGTTTTGGGAATTTTGTTAAATCTTTTAAACCATATTTAATTTTGGTTGCCTAAGATGACACAGTTAATcagatatttatatttcaaataaCACCCTGGTATTCTTCCGAATGTATACTTTTACCTTCGCAAAGTTCATGCGTGGCATTTGCTGCCTCTCGTTTTCATGTCAATTTGGCCCACGTGTCAGTGCTA of Phyllopteryx taeniolatus isolate TA_2022b chromosome 18, UOR_Ptae_1.2, whole genome shotgun sequence contains these proteins:
- the pak5 gene encoding serine/threonine-protein kinase PAK 5 isoform X1 — translated: MFGKKKKRLEISAPSNFEHRVHTGFDPREQKFTGLPQQWQSLLADTANRPKPMVDPSYITPIQLAPMKISPKKVRPSETPKTIVRGNRPPKDASINGLLEEFDNISVTRSNSLRKESPPGAHQAGAGARPSAGARHGGPEENGFGHYYSRYSCDLDASGSRDYALDKPGFSVDGDWGVGRHYRFTKHNGHSHHIRSPFYPDAMPQKLDYGKLPPDYHTYLESKGRSTDEVASTVGSGVGSSGYYRASVGGSSSQDYRDTSVGTPSRASLRSEQINYPDSEWSYGGVRDDYDKRPKSSYVMQTSPTPAIRQRSRSGSGLQEPNVPYAAGGPFKNPAQAHPYSSYTYPRLSESLAASQTISKGDYERPSREGSPHAATGDSYPRGPLKLPQNHAKPPGYPPVHLPYPPVFHHYKPSPYHHPPSQPSPPYTPQGAYSQPSSPYIPPGAYPPPSWGSSSDTQPSRVSHEQFRAALQLVVNPGDPREYLDSFIKIGEGSTGIVCIASEKHSGKQVAVKKMDLRKQQRRELLFNEVVIMRDYHHENVVDMYNSYLVGDELWVVMEFLEGGALTDIVTHTRMNEEQIATVCLSVLRALCYLHTQGVIHRDIKSDSILLTSDGRIKLSDFGFCAQVSKEVPKRKSLVGTPYWMAPEVISRLPYGTEVDVWSLGIMVIEMVDGEPPYFNEPPLQAMRRIRDNLPPRLKESHKVLSVLRSFLDLMLVREPSQRATAQELLQHPFLKLAGPPSCIVPLMRHYRHR
- the pak5 gene encoding serine/threonine-protein kinase PAK 5 isoform X2, encoding MFGKKKKRLEISAPSNFEHRVHTGFDPREQKFTGLPQQWQSLLADTANRPKPMVDPSYITPIQLAPMKTIVRGNRPPKDASINGLLEEFDNISVTRSNSLRKESPPGAHQAGAGARPSAGARHGGPEENGFGHYYSRYSCDLDASGSRDYALDKPGFSVDGDWGVGRHYRFTKHNGHSHHIRSPFYPDAMPQKLDYGKLPPDYHTYLESKGRSTDEVASTVGSGVGSSGYYRASVGGSSSQDYRDTSVGTPSRASLRSEQINYPDSEWSYGGVRDDYDKRPKSSYVMQTSPTPAIRQRSRSGSGLQEPNVPYAAGGPFKNPAQAHPYSSYTYPRLSESLAASQTISKGDYERPSREGSPHAATGDSYPRGPLKLPQNHAKPPGYPPVHLPYPPVFHHYKPSPYHHPPSQPSPPYTPQGAYSQPSSPYIPPGAYPPPSWGSSSDTQPSRVSHEQFRAALQLVVNPGDPREYLDSFIKIGEGSTGIVCIASEKHSGKQVAVKKMDLRKQQRRELLFNEVVIMRDYHHENVVDMYNSYLVGDELWVVMEFLEGGALTDIVTHTRMNEEQIATVCLSVLRALCYLHTQGVIHRDIKSDSILLTSDGRIKLSDFGFCAQVSKEVPKRKSLVGTPYWMAPEVISRLPYGTEVDVWSLGIMVIEMVDGEPPYFNEPPLQAMRRIRDNLPPRLKESHKVLSVLRSFLDLMLVREPSQRATAQELLQHPFLKLAGPPSCIVPLMRHYRHR
- the pak5 gene encoding serine/threonine-protein kinase PAK 5 isoform X3, whose product is MPAFNQVKGTQQQTIVRGNRPPKDASINGLLEEFDNISVTRSNSLRKESPPGAHQAGAGARPSAGARHGGPEENGFGHYYSRYSCDLDASGSRDYALDKPGFSVDGDWGVGRHYRFTKHNGHSHHIRSPFYPDAMPQKLDYGKLPPDYHTYLESKGRSTDEVASTVGSGVGSSGYYRASVGGSSSQDYRDTSVGTPSRASLRSEQINYPDSEWSYGGVRDDYDKRPKSSYVMQTSPTPAIRQRSRSGSGLQEPNVPYAAGGPFKNPAQAHPYSSYTYPRLSESLAASQTISKGDYERPSREGSPHAATGDSYPRGPLKLPQNHAKPPGYPPVHLPYPPVFHHYKPSPYHHPPSQPSPPYTPQGAYSQPSSPYIPPGAYPPPSWGSSSDTQPSRVSHEQFRAALQLVVNPGDPREYLDSFIKIGEGSTGIVCIASEKHSGKQVAVKKMDLRKQQRRELLFNEVVIMRDYHHENVVDMYNSYLVGDELWVVMEFLEGGALTDIVTHTRMNEEQIATVCLSVLRALCYLHTQGVIHRDIKSDSILLTSDGRIKLSDFGFCAQVSKEVPKRKSLVGTPYWMAPEVISRLPYGTEVDVWSLGIMVIEMVDGEPPYFNEPPLQAMRRIRDNLPPRLKESHKVLSVLRSFLDLMLVREPSQRATAQELLQHPFLKLAGPPSCIVPLMRHYRHR
- the pak5 gene encoding serine/threonine-protein kinase PAK 5 isoform X4; this encodes MAEQKYRGMKTIVRGNRPPKDASINGLLEEFDNISVTRSNSLRKESPPGAHQAGAGARPSAGARHGGPEENGFGHYYSRYSCDLDASGSRDYALDKPGFSVDGDWGVGRHYRFTKHNGHSHHIRSPFYPDAMPQKLDYGKLPPDYHTYLESKGRSTDEVASTVGSGVGSSGYYRASVGGSSSQDYRDTSVGTPSRASLRSEQINYPDSEWSYGGVRDDYDKRPKSSYVMQTSPTPAIRQRSRSGSGLQEPNVPYAAGGPFKNPAQAHPYSSYTYPRLSESLAASQTISKGDYERPSREGSPHAATGDSYPRGPLKLPQNHAKPPGYPPVHLPYPPVFHHYKPSPYHHPPSQPSPPYTPQGAYSQPSSPYIPPGAYPPPSWGSSSDTQPSRVSHEQFRAALQLVVNPGDPREYLDSFIKIGEGSTGIVCIASEKHSGKQVAVKKMDLRKQQRRELLFNEVVIMRDYHHENVVDMYNSYLVGDELWVVMEFLEGGALTDIVTHTRMNEEQIATVCLSVLRALCYLHTQGVIHRDIKSDSILLTSDGRIKLSDFGFCAQVSKEVPKRKSLVGTPYWMAPEVISRLPYGTEVDVWSLGIMVIEMVDGEPPYFNEPPLQAMRRIRDNLPPRLKESHKVLSVLRSFLDLMLVREPSQRATAQELLQHPFLKLAGPPSCIVPLMRHYRHR